In one window of Tellurirhabdus rosea DNA:
- a CDS encoding IlvD/Edd family dehydratase has translation MPLRSQEWFGRTGKDGFIYRAWMKNQGFPHHLFTGEKPVIGICNTWSELTPCNAHFRDLAEAVKRGIWEAGGFPLEFPVMSLGECQIKPTAMLFRNLASMDVEESIRANSLDGVILMCGCDKTTPSLVMGAASVDIPALVLSGGPMLAGRYKGKKIGTSDLWRFAEDFKTGQMSQEEFVAAEACMARSIGHCAPMGTASTMAAMVEALGLALPDNATIPAADSRRKVLAHMAGIEIVNLVRKGVKPSDILTRQAFENAIMVNAALGGSTNFIIHLLAIAGRVGVDLTIDDFDKLSAQIPLLANVQPSGEHFVEDLFYAGGLPAVIRELRGFLHNDAMTINGKTLGENCASAECYDPDVIGSVEKPFKPESGIAVLKGNLSPYGAVLKPSAASPHLMQHTGRAVVFENIDDYKTRVDDPDLDIDPSCVMVLKNVGPRGYPGMPEVGNMTLPKKILDQGVHDMVRISDGRMSGTGFGTVVLHVSPEAAVGGPLALVQNGDLITLDVEQRLLHLHVDEEELARRLASFQPLNLGYDRGYVNLYIRHVTQAHEGADLDFLRGGSGPVVRRDSH, from the coding sequence ATGCCCCTCCGTTCCCAAGAATGGTTTGGCCGCACCGGCAAAGACGGCTTTATTTACCGCGCCTGGATGAAAAACCAGGGATTTCCGCACCACCTCTTCACGGGCGAAAAACCCGTTATCGGCATCTGCAACACCTGGTCGGAACTCACGCCCTGCAACGCTCACTTTCGCGATCTGGCCGAGGCCGTCAAGCGCGGCATCTGGGAGGCGGGCGGCTTCCCGCTCGAATTTCCGGTGATGTCGCTGGGCGAATGCCAGATCAAACCGACCGCCATGCTGTTCCGGAATCTGGCGAGCATGGACGTGGAAGAAAGCATCCGGGCCAACTCGCTCGACGGCGTGATTCTGATGTGCGGCTGTGACAAAACCACGCCCTCGCTGGTGATGGGGGCCGCTTCCGTGGACATTCCGGCGCTGGTGCTCTCGGGCGGACCGATGCTCGCCGGGCGCTACAAAGGCAAGAAAATAGGCACCTCCGACCTCTGGCGTTTTGCCGAAGACTTCAAGACCGGGCAGATGTCGCAGGAGGAGTTTGTGGCCGCCGAAGCCTGCATGGCCCGATCCATCGGGCACTGCGCCCCGATGGGGACGGCCTCCACGATGGCCGCGATGGTGGAAGCCCTCGGCCTTGCTTTGCCCGACAACGCGACCATCCCCGCCGCCGACTCGCGCCGCAAGGTGCTGGCCCACATGGCCGGTATCGAAATTGTGAACCTTGTCCGCAAAGGCGTCAAACCGTCGGATATCCTGACCCGGCAGGCGTTTGAAAATGCCATCATGGTCAACGCGGCCCTCGGCGGCTCGACCAACTTTATCATCCACCTGCTGGCCATTGCCGGACGGGTAGGCGTGGACCTGACGATTGACGATTTCGATAAATTATCGGCTCAGATTCCGCTGCTGGCCAACGTACAGCCTTCCGGGGAGCATTTTGTGGAAGACCTGTTCTACGCGGGCGGGCTTCCGGCCGTGATCCGCGAGCTGCGGGGCTTTCTGCACAACGACGCCATGACGATCAACGGCAAAACGCTGGGCGAAAACTGCGCCAGCGCCGAATGCTACGACCCGGACGTGATCGGCTCGGTTGAAAAGCCCTTCAAACCCGAATCGGGCATCGCGGTGCTGAAAGGCAACCTCTCGCCCTACGGGGCCGTGCTGAAACCGTCGGCGGCCTCGCCCCACCTGATGCAGCATACGGGCCGGGCGGTGGTGTTCGAAAACATTGACGATTACAAAACCCGCGTCGACGACCCCGATCTGGACATTGACCCGAGCTGTGTCATGGTGCTCAAAAACGTCGGGCCGCGCGGCTATCCCGGCATGCCGGAAGTGGGCAACATGACGCTGCCAAAGAAGATTCTCGATCAGGGCGTGCACGACATGGTCCGGATTTCGGACGGGCGCATGAGCGGTACGGGCTTCGGCACGGTCGTGCTGCACGTTTCGCCGGAAGCCGCCGTCGGCGGCCCGCTCGCGCTGGTGCAGAACGGCGACCTGATTACCCTCGACGTGGAACAGCGGCTGCTGCACCTGCACGTGGACGAAGAGGAACTGGCCCGCCGACTGGCGAGTTTCCAGCCCCTGAACCTGGGCTACGACCGCGGGTACGTCAACCTGTACATCCGCCACGTCACGCAGGCCCACGAAGGCGCCGACCTCGATTTTCTGCGCGGCGGCAGCGGCCCGGTAGTGCGGCGGGACAGCCACTAA
- a CDS encoding ROK family transcriptional regulator — protein sequence METEIAIRESVVDIKKSRLRKKIIRELYDTGNCTIAHLARLVHASVPSVTALIDELIVEKWLLELGTGEAQFGRKPVLYGLNPYRHLTLVLDISTHDTQLVIFNLGNQIVAQQETGLPLEDASAYVDNLFSLIDSFLLKSKVSRSDLLGVGVSLPGLINPATGMNYTYQHLNDADHSFGERIQGHLQNPVFLINDTKATVLGEQRFGLAQGKNFVLSINIDWGVGLGILLNGEVFSGASGFAGELGHIQVRRDGAPCHCGKKGCLDTVASASALVKRVRTDLLNGQETELAQYRNELERVDVEKVIEAAKQGDTYSIDMLEDISQELGRGLAMAVQLFNPEMIIVDGVLAKAGAFITNPLEQAIRTFCLSDFNRNLTIEVSQLGGLAKLYGAQVCIVEQVLENQ from the coding sequence ATGGAGACAGAAATTGCCATACGCGAGTCGGTTGTTGACATCAAGAAGAGTCGGCTGCGGAAAAAGATCATTCGGGAACTCTACGACACCGGCAACTGCACCATCGCGCACCTGGCCCGGCTGGTTCACGCCAGCGTGCCGTCGGTGACGGCGCTGATCGATGAATTGATTGTGGAAAAGTGGCTGCTTGAACTCGGAACCGGCGAAGCCCAGTTTGGCCGGAAACCCGTGCTGTACGGACTCAATCCTTATCGCCACCTGACGCTGGTGCTCGACATCAGCACCCACGATACCCAACTGGTGATCTTCAACCTGGGGAACCAGATCGTCGCGCAGCAGGAAACGGGCCTTCCGCTGGAAGATGCCTCCGCTTATGTGGACAACCTGTTTTCGCTGATCGACTCGTTTCTGCTTAAATCCAAAGTGAGCCGGTCCGACCTGCTCGGCGTGGGCGTTTCGCTTCCGGGGCTGATCAATCCGGCCACGGGCATGAATTACACCTACCAGCACCTGAACGATGCCGACCACTCGTTCGGCGAACGGATTCAGGGCCACCTCCAGAACCCGGTTTTTCTCATCAACGATACCAAGGCTACGGTGCTGGGCGAACAGCGTTTCGGGCTGGCGCAGGGCAAGAATTTCGTGCTTTCCATCAACATCGACTGGGGCGTCGGGCTGGGCATTCTGCTGAACGGCGAGGTCTTCAGCGGCGCGTCCGGTTTTGCGGGCGAACTGGGGCACATCCAGGTCCGGCGCGATGGCGCACCCTGCCACTGCGGCAAAAAAGGCTGCCTCGATACGGTGGCTTCGGCCTCGGCGCTGGTGAAGCGGGTCCGGACGGATCTGCTCAACGGGCAGGAAACGGAACTGGCCCAGTACCGGAACGAACTCGAACGGGTGGATGTCGAGAAGGTCATCGAAGCCGCCAAACAGGGCGATACGTATTCAATCGACATGCTGGAAGACATCAGCCAGGAACTGGGCCGGGGGCTGGCGATGGCCGTCCAGCTTTTCAATCCCGAAATGATCATCGTGGACGGTGTGCTGGCCAAGGCCGGGGCGTTTATCACCAACCCGCTCGAACAGGCCATCCGCACGTTCTGCCTGAGCGATTTTAACCGCAATCTGACTATCGAAGTCTCCCAACTGGGCGGTCTGGCCAAGCTCTACGGAGCGCAGGTATGCATTGTGGAGCAGGTTCTGGAAAATCAATGA
- the katG gene encoding catalase/peroxidase HPI — protein MTSSETSNSYQVNGTNAPQEYGHPGQPHHDALDVNDSSAAKCPFLNGQLNHVAGGGTRNRDWWPNQLNLGILRQHSSLSNPMDPSFNYAEEFQSLDLKAVKEDIYSLMTTSQEWWPADWGHYGPFFIRMAWHSAGTYRIADGRGGAGAGMQRFAPLNSWPDNANLDKARLLLWPVKQKYGRKLSWADLMILAGNCALESMGFKTFGFAGGREDLWEPQEDVYWGAETEWLGDKRYTGDRELENPLGAVQMGLIYVNPEGPNGNPDPLAAARDIRETFGRMAMDDAETVALIAGGHSFGKTHGAANPGEFVGREPAAASLEEQSLGWKNTYGKGHGVHTITSGLEGAWTTTPTRWSNNFFENLFGFEWELTKSPAGAHQWKPKNGAGAGTVPDAHDPALSHAPTMLTTDLALRVDPAYEKISRRFLENPDEFADAFARAWFKLTHRDMGPRARYLGPEVPAEELIWQDPIPAVTHKLIDESDIAALKASILASGLTIGQLVSVAWASASTFRGSDKRGGANGARIRLSPQRYWEVNNPAQLTTVLDKLESIQEVFNEAQTDGKQVSLADLIVLGGGAAVEEAARKAGIEVTVPFTPGRADALPEQTDVESFSVLEPIADGFRNYVKSRYRNIPTETLLVDKAQLLTLTAPEMTVLLGGLRVLNTNFNGSRHGVFTTRLETLTNDFFVNLLDLRTTWTATSDAQDQFVGRDRITGETKWAATRVDLIFGSNSELRAIAEVYGCADSGEKFVRDFVAAWDKVMNLDRFDLK, from the coding sequence ATGACCTCATCCGAAACCTCCAACAGTTACCAGGTGAACGGGACCAATGCGCCCCAGGAATACGGCCACCCCGGCCAGCCTCACCACGACGCCCTCGATGTCAACGATTCCAGCGCGGCCAAATGCCCTTTCCTCAACGGCCAGCTCAACCACGTGGCTGGCGGCGGCACCCGCAACCGCGACTGGTGGCCCAACCAGCTCAATCTGGGCATCCTGCGCCAGCACTCCTCCCTGTCCAACCCGATGGACCCGTCGTTCAACTACGCCGAGGAGTTCCAGAGCCTCGACCTCAAGGCCGTCAAGGAAGACATTTACAGCCTGATGACCACCTCGCAGGAATGGTGGCCCGCCGACTGGGGCCACTACGGCCCGTTCTTTATCCGGATGGCGTGGCATAGCGCGGGCACGTACCGCATCGCCGACGGGCGCGGCGGAGCCGGAGCCGGAATGCAGCGGTTTGCGCCCCTCAACAGCTGGCCCGACAACGCCAACCTCGACAAGGCCCGCCTCCTGCTGTGGCCGGTGAAACAGAAATACGGCCGCAAACTGTCGTGGGCGGACCTGATGATTCTGGCCGGAAACTGCGCGCTGGAGTCGATGGGCTTCAAGACCTTTGGCTTTGCCGGGGGCCGCGAAGACCTCTGGGAGCCGCAGGAAGATGTGTACTGGGGCGCTGAAACCGAATGGCTCGGCGACAAGCGTTACACCGGCGACCGCGAACTCGAAAACCCGCTGGGTGCCGTGCAGATGGGCCTCATCTACGTCAATCCCGAAGGTCCCAACGGCAACCCCGACCCGCTGGCCGCCGCCCGCGACATCCGCGAGACGTTTGGCCGGATGGCGATGGACGACGCAGAAACGGTGGCCCTCATCGCGGGTGGTCACTCGTTCGGCAAGACCCACGGCGCCGCCAACCCGGGCGAGTTCGTCGGTCGGGAACCGGCCGCGGCCAGCCTCGAAGAGCAGAGCCTCGGCTGGAAGAACACCTACGGCAAAGGCCACGGCGTTCATACCATAACCAGCGGTCTGGAAGGGGCCTGGACCACCACGCCGACCCGCTGGAGCAATAACTTCTTCGAAAACCTCTTCGGTTTTGAGTGGGAACTGACCAAAAGCCCCGCCGGAGCGCACCAGTGGAAGCCGAAAAACGGAGCCGGTGCCGGTACGGTGCCCGACGCCCACGACCCGGCCCTGAGCCACGCCCCGACGATGCTGACGACTGACCTTGCTCTCCGCGTGGACCCGGCGTACGAGAAAATTTCCCGGCGCTTCCTCGAAAATCCGGATGAGTTCGCCGACGCTTTTGCCCGCGCCTGGTTCAAACTGACGCACCGCGATATGGGTCCGCGCGCCCGTTACCTCGGTCCGGAAGTGCCCGCCGAAGAGCTGATCTGGCAGGACCCGATTCCGGCCGTGACGCACAAGCTGATCGACGAAAGCGACATTGCCGCCCTGAAAGCCAGCATCCTCGCTTCGGGCCTGACCATCGGGCAGCTGGTGTCGGTGGCCTGGGCTTCGGCCTCGACCTTCCGCGGTTCCGACAAACGGGGCGGAGCCAACGGCGCCCGCATTCGGCTTTCGCCGCAGAGATATTGGGAAGTAAACAACCCGGCTCAACTGACTACCGTGCTCGACAAACTGGAAAGCATTCAGGAGGTCTTCAACGAGGCCCAGACCGACGGCAAGCAGGTGTCGCTGGCGGACCTGATCGTCCTCGGCGGCGGCGCGGCGGTGGAAGAGGCTGCGCGGAAGGCCGGTATCGAGGTGACGGTTCCCTTTACGCCGGGCCGGGCCGACGCCCTGCCGGAGCAGACCGACGTGGAATCGTTCTCCGTGCTGGAGCCGATTGCCGACGGTTTCCGCAACTACGTGAAAAGCCGCTACCGGAACATCCCGACCGAAACACTGCTGGTCGATAAGGCGCAGCTGCTGACGCTGACGGCTCCCGAAATGACCGTTCTGCTGGGTGGCCTGCGGGTGCTGAACACCAACTTCAACGGCTCACGGCACGGCGTGTTCACGACCCGTCTGGAAACACTGACGAACGATTTCTTCGTGAACCTGCTCGATCTGCGCACCACCTGGACCGCCACCTCCGACGCGCAGGACCAGTTCGTAGGCCGCGACCGGATCACCGGCGAGACCAAGTGGGCGGCCACGCGCGTGGACCTGATTTTTGGTTCCAACTCCGAACTGCGGGCGATTGCCGAAGTATACGGCTGCGCGGATTCCGGCGAGAAATTCGTCCGTGATTTCGTCGCCGCCTGGGACAAAGTCATGAACCTGGACCGCTTTGACCTGAAGTAA
- the arr gene encoding NAD(+)--rifampin ADP-ribosyltransferase, which produces MEQPKPQPTGAAPAPFAQTYFHGTKADLRVGDLIEVGFNSNYGQRKNAKYIFLSATLDAAIWGAELAFGEGRERIYLVEPTGPIEDDPDLTDKKFPGNPTKSYRSTHPFRVVGEVTAWQGHPAEQVSVMKEHLERLKQEGIDSLND; this is translated from the coding sequence ATGGAACAGCCCAAACCCCAGCCAACCGGAGCCGCCCCCGCTCCTTTCGCCCAGACGTATTTTCACGGCACCAAAGCGGACTTAAGAGTCGGCGACCTGATTGAGGTGGGATTCAATTCGAACTACGGCCAGCGAAAAAACGCGAAATACATCTTTCTGTCCGCCACCCTGGATGCGGCAATCTGGGGCGCTGAACTGGCTTTTGGAGAAGGCCGTGAACGGATTTATCTGGTCGAACCTACCGGCCCCATTGAAGACGACCCTGACCTGACGGACAAAAAATTCCCCGGCAATCCCACAAAATCGTATCGCTCCACCCACCCATTCAGAGTCGTGGGCGAAGTAACAGCCTGGCAGGGCCACCCGGCCGAACAGGTCAGCGTGATGAAAGAACACTTGGAGCGGCTAAAACAGGAGGGTATTGACTCCTTGAACGACTAA
- a CDS encoding M42 family metallopeptidase yields the protein MNEQSKAFLYQYLNNASPTGFESSGQQIWLDYLKPYIDEYIVDTYGTAVGVVGPGKDYKVVIEAHSDEISWFVNYIDDNGYIYVRRNGGSDAVIAPSMRVNLHTKKGTVQGVFGWPAIHVRDLSKDTAPKVTDLFIDVGAATKQEVLEMGIHVGTVATFSDGLFEMNSRYYVGRALDNRMGGYMIAEVARQLKENNIELPFTLYIVNSVQEEIGLRGAEMIARRLRPDLAICTDVTHDTQSPKYDKKEQGDLKAGGGPVLCYGPAVQNNVLDFIIGVAEQKEIPFQRQAVSRSTGTDTDSFAYATEGIASALISLPLKYMHTTVETVHMDDVQSVIRLMYETLLALKGNEDFRYIK from the coding sequence ATGAACGAGCAAAGCAAAGCGTTTTTATACCAATACCTCAATAACGCCTCTCCGACGGGCTTTGAGTCGTCGGGGCAGCAGATTTGGCTGGATTACCTCAAGCCTTACATCGATGAGTATATCGTCGATACCTACGGTACGGCGGTCGGCGTCGTCGGACCCGGAAAAGACTACAAGGTTGTTATCGAAGCGCACTCCGACGAAATTTCCTGGTTTGTCAATTACATCGACGACAACGGCTATATCTACGTGCGCCGGAACGGCGGTTCGGATGCGGTCATTGCGCCCTCGATGCGGGTCAATCTGCACACCAAGAAAGGAACCGTGCAGGGCGTGTTCGGCTGGCCGGCCATCCACGTGCGCGACCTGTCGAAGGATACCGCTCCGAAAGTGACGGACCTGTTTATCGACGTGGGGGCCGCCACCAAGCAGGAGGTGCTGGAAATGGGCATTCATGTGGGCACCGTCGCGACGTTCTCGGACGGGCTTTTCGAGATGAACAGCCGCTACTACGTCGGTCGGGCGCTCGATAACCGGATGGGCGGCTACATGATCGCCGAAGTGGCCCGGCAGTTGAAGGAAAACAACATCGAACTGCCGTTTACGCTGTACATCGTCAACTCGGTGCAGGAGGAAATCGGGCTGCGCGGGGCCGAGATGATCGCCCGGCGGCTGCGCCCGGACCTGGCCATCTGTACGGACGTGACGCACGACACCCAGTCGCCCAAATACGACAAGAAGGAGCAGGGCGACCTCAAAGCGGGCGGCGGGCCGGTGCTGTGCTACGGTCCGGCGGTGCAGAACAACGTGCTGGACTTCATCATCGGCGTGGCCGAACAAAAGGAAATTCCGTTCCAGCGCCAGGCCGTCAGCCGCTCGACGGGCACCGATACGGATTCATTCGCCTACGCGACCGAAGGCATCGCCTCCGCCCTGATTTCCCTGCCGCTCAAATACATGCACACCACGGTCGAAACCGTCCACATGGACGATGTCCAGTCCGTCATCCGCCTCATGTACGAAACCCTGCTGGCACTGAAGGGAAACGAAGACTTTCGATATATTAAATGA
- a CDS encoding sterol desaturase family protein, translating into MNFLEVALNEFLDFFRLGGLYGILMSGNYSSLRSIDGILAVLAPLAPVVFFGEMLFVLVLSKGKIKEYKVTLLIILTNRILSHLLGFSVIMFCYGAFSRFAIVHASMTWYWFIFCYLFYELGTFVYHYTAHNIRLLWCFHSIHHSPEDLNAVVTLRTFYLENLYTEFVRTTIMVLSGAPLMMYFLIMIIDSIWGAFVHVSEKVMKNGRLGILNKLVLTPSHHRVHHARNPLYLDTNYSSMLNIWDHIFRTYQEEDKQVPVEYGITREYDSNNFWDVYFGEIILLWKDVKSADGLITKLKYIFMPPGWNPVHPQDTAKYLRTEFIRQQKEDAAVANSLNK; encoded by the coding sequence ATGAATTTTCTGGAAGTGGCATTGAACGAGTTCCTCGATTTTTTCCGGCTGGGTGGCCTTTATGGCATCCTGATGTCCGGAAATTATTCTTCTTTACGAAGCATCGATGGAATTCTGGCGGTTCTGGCCCCGTTGGCGCCCGTTGTTTTTTTTGGCGAAATGCTCTTTGTGCTGGTATTGAGCAAGGGGAAAATCAAAGAATATAAAGTAACCTTATTGATTATCCTGACCAACCGGATTTTATCACATCTGCTTGGTTTCTCGGTGATTATGTTTTGTTACGGAGCGTTCAGCAGGTTTGCCATTGTCCACGCTTCGATGACCTGGTACTGGTTTATCTTCTGTTATCTATTTTACGAACTCGGCACGTTTGTTTATCATTATACGGCTCACAATATCCGGTTGTTATGGTGTTTTCATTCGATTCACCACTCGCCGGAAGACCTGAACGCGGTGGTTACCCTGCGGACGTTTTACCTGGAAAATCTGTACACCGAATTTGTCAGAACCACGATCATGGTGCTTTCAGGCGCTCCGCTGATGATGTATTTCCTGATTATGATCATCGACAGCATCTGGGGCGCCTTCGTCCACGTGAGCGAGAAAGTGATGAAGAACGGGCGACTGGGCATTCTGAACAAACTGGTTCTGACGCCTTCGCATCACCGGGTGCACCATGCCCGCAATCCGTTATACCTGGATACCAATTACAGTTCCATGCTCAACATCTGGGACCATATTTTCAGAACGTATCAGGAAGAAGATAAGCAGGTTCCGGTCGAATACGGAATCACGAGAGAATACGATTCCAACAATTTCTGGGATGTTTATTTTGGCGAAATCATTCTGTTGTGGAAGGACGTAAAATCGGCCGATGGACTAATTACCAAACTCAAATACATCTTCATGCCTCCCGGCTGGAATCCGGTTCACCCGCAGGACACGGCCAAATATCTGCGGACCGAATTTATCCGGCAGCAAAAAGAAGATGCGGCGGTGGCGAATAGCCTGAACAAGTAA
- a CDS encoding glycoside hydrolase family 2 protein: MKPQHLNYNSSTCREENRALAHDLENPLPRAVLRPNEHLLLDGDWRFDLDPDDRGVSENWYVAHNYPYSAQWPGSIESHMANAKEQKQPTPWQDKVIAWYERDFVLPKRGEPRNRSMFQLTFGACGYETRVWLNGHPLLTIEGDEVHLGEYTSFSYELLEEHLRPINRLTVRISDTMDAEIPRGKQESHVYKRGGIWYQTYTGAVRSVWVETVERNRLRSRVGIMNETEDDLIRFNLTFRIHDPGAYKLVLQVFERDKRNGPPLASSEYDITLEAGQRKQRVVLELPNANLWSPDHPQLYRLVAQLIDPEGYPSTIETLFGLRQVETRGRYFYLNDQAVYLDGILYQPGTASYEEMRRHMYAIKRLGCNLVRVHIAGVDPRILNLADEIGLLVWVEVPSPHSSTHRSRENHRAELLRMLNLIESHPSVVIWSLYNEDWGAQDIATNADTRKYIVEMYHYLQIHHPQFLVVDNDGWHHVSCEGRLKSDLLTAHLYTPDPTHWRELLDRLVAGQMNGVAVNPLVVGDPFFYRGQVPLVVSEWGGFGFADYGGPNDSEARTERIRLFKQELRDRAIAGDVYTQATNIEDERNGIIDFHTGELTVPEGLLRSHKSAPATNGQSDKETPDRVQTVRGLS, translated from the coding sequence ATGAAACCTCAGCATCTGAATTATAACAGTAGTACCTGCCGGGAAGAAAACCGCGCCCTTGCCCATGATCTTGAAAATCCGCTGCCCCGCGCCGTGCTGCGGCCCAACGAGCACCTGCTGCTGGACGGCGACTGGCGATTTGACCTGGACCCCGACGACCGCGGCGTGAGCGAAAACTGGTATGTCGCCCATAACTACCCCTACTCCGCGCAGTGGCCCGGCTCCATCGAATCCCACATGGCCAATGCCAAGGAACAGAAACAGCCTACTCCGTGGCAGGACAAGGTCATTGCCTGGTACGAACGCGACTTTGTGCTGCCCAAACGCGGCGAACCCCGCAACCGCTCCATGTTCCAGCTCACGTTTGGGGCCTGCGGCTACGAAACCCGGGTCTGGCTCAACGGCCACCCGCTGCTGACCATCGAAGGCGACGAAGTGCACCTGGGCGAATACACCTCGTTTTCCTACGAACTGCTCGAAGAGCATCTGCGGCCCATCAACCGCCTTACGGTCCGGATTTCGGATACGATGGACGCCGAAATTCCGCGCGGCAAGCAGGAATCGCACGTCTACAAACGGGGCGGCATCTGGTACCAGACGTATACCGGAGCGGTCCGGAGCGTCTGGGTCGAAACGGTCGAACGCAACCGCCTGCGCTCGCGGGTCGGCATTATGAACGAAACCGAAGACGACCTCATCCGCTTCAACCTCACCTTCCGGATTCACGACCCCGGGGCGTACAAACTGGTGCTGCAGGTTTTCGAACGGGACAAACGCAACGGACCGCCGCTGGCCTCCTCCGAATACGACATTACCCTCGAAGCCGGGCAGCGCAAACAACGGGTGGTGCTCGAACTGCCCAACGCCAACCTCTGGTCGCCCGACCACCCGCAGCTGTACCGGCTGGTTGCCCAGCTCATCGATCCCGAAGGCTATCCGTCAACGATTGAAACCCTGTTTGGTCTCCGGCAGGTAGAAACGCGCGGCCGGTATTTCTACCTCAACGACCAGGCCGTGTACCTCGACGGAATTCTGTACCAGCCCGGAACGGCCTCCTACGAGGAAATGCGGCGGCATATGTACGCCATCAAGCGGCTGGGCTGTAACCTCGTCCGGGTGCACATCGCCGGGGTGGACCCGCGCATCCTGAACCTGGCCGACGAGATCGGGCTGCTGGTCTGGGTCGAAGTGCCAAGCCCGCACAGTTCCACGCACCGCAGCCGCGAAAACCACCGGGCCGAGCTGCTCCGGATGCTGAACCTGATCGAATCGCACCCGTCGGTGGTGATCTGGAGCCTGTACAACGAAGACTGGGGCGCGCAGGACATTGCGACCAATGCCGACACCCGGAAGTACATCGTCGAAATGTATCATTACCTGCAGATTCACCACCCGCAGTTTCTGGTGGTGGACAACGACGGCTGGCACCACGTTTCGTGCGAAGGCCGCCTGAAATCGGACCTGCTGACGGCGCACCTCTACACCCCCGACCCGACCCACTGGCGCGAACTGCTCGACCGCCTCGTGGCCGGGCAGATGAACGGCGTGGCCGTGAATCCGCTGGTGGTGGGCGACCCGTTTTTCTATCGGGGCCAGGTGCCGCTGGTGGTCAGCGAATGGGGCGGGTTCGGCTTTGCCGATTACGGCGGACCCAATGATTCGGAGGCGCGCACCGAGCGCATCCGCCTCTTCAAACAGGAACTCCGCGACCGGGCCATCGCCGGAGACGTCTACACCCAGGCGACCAACATCGAGGACGAACGCAACGGGATTATCGACTTTCATACCGGCGAGCTGACCGTTCCCGAAGGGCTGCTCCGCTCCCATAAATCCGCCCCGGCAACCAACGGGCAGAGCGACAAGGAAACCCCGGACCGGGTTCAGACCGTCAGAGGGCTGAGTTAA